One Cucumis melo cultivar AY chromosome 8, USDA_Cmelo_AY_1.0, whole genome shotgun sequence genomic window, AGTTTTTAAACCTTGCTTTGATAATGAAACAAAGTAATGTTCCAGCGAGGACTCAAAGCATCTAAGAACTTCTCTAGAGCACCCGGCctttctgggaaaataaaacgacAAAGAACTTCGTTTTCGACATTTGATTTGCCTCCCATCTGCAAAGAGTAATAATTTGTTTGGTACAAGAACATGGAAGATATATTTCCAGTTAATCTAAATATGGAAGATATATTTCCAGTTAATCCAAATGTGATAATATGCGAAAATCTGAATTTCAAATTTACTCCGCCATGTCCAATACATGCAAATACTGTTAAAACACAGGACTTTGAGTAAAACAAGTTCAGGAATTGGAATTTCAGGCCAGTCAACGAGTAAATCTCTAAAACAACAgctgaaaaaacaaaataaagatatAAGAGAGCTTTTTTCCTCTGAGGCTAACGGGCAATCTCACTCTAGGTTAACTTTATAAACACTACTTCCACCGTGAGTTCCAAAAGCCtggttttgaaaactaaaaatttaaaatataaaataagcTAAGGCTTCAGAATTAAGTCCTTAGCTATTGTAAGGAGCACCGGAGAAAACTAGCACAATGTTCAAAAGCCAAAAAACAAACACTAATGATTATCAAACAGGCCTAAATTAGGTCAATTCCACCTTGGTACTCTTTTCAACCATTCATTTAAATTGGCAGCAGATTGTATGATATGGTTGTTTCCTTATGATAAAAGAATTTTACCTTTTCAATATTCAAATTGGAAGTGCATCAACATACCAATTATGCATGTTTGATGTCCCCTTACAATAGAGACAAAAACATATGTACATATATTATCTCaaaaatacatatattatacaaacacACACATacgtataaaagaataaacagAGAGCTACCATAAGCAGGCAGAGATGGAGCATCTTTACTATCCACAAGTTAAGCAATAGTCATAGGCATTTGCTAAATTCATCAgccaaaatgaaaaaaattaccAAGTAACGCAAGTGATCCTTTACAAGATCATTCTTTGTGAGATTATAAGTTGGAAGCTGAGACGATTCCATCCTATTCTTCATTTCCTCTAGTTCGGAAGGCATATGGATACCAACACTGCAAAGGACGACGACGAAAACAAATATTATAATATGCTTCcttctttaagaaaaaaatgttgtgCGTGTGCGGTAACCAACCCACAACACTGATCCAACACGAAGGATAAATAAAACAAAGCTAACCATCTTGATAAGGAAGAAACCAACTTAAAAACAGTCAAGGATCTGCACCATAAGACCCAAAAAAGCAAAACTTGATATACTATTATCAACCAGTGCTTTTTAAAGCTCAAGGCGCAATAAAGCACGTCTTTTGGGGCTTAAAGCACACATACCAAAGAAAGGTACAAGCTATTTTTGAGGCATACTATATCTAAAAGTACTAGAAAACATAGTTGAAGTGAAACTACGGAGAAAAAATAAATCCCTAAACACAAGAAATTTTCCACTTAAGCTACTTAGAGTTGgtcaatttgaatttttagttaataaaaaaagaaaaaccctaatgTCACGTCCCGCCCTGCACGCATCCGAACTTGCCATACTGTACGCGGTGCAACTTAAAGCAATCCCGGCGGCGGCGCCTCTAAGTGAAATGTTAGAACGTTCACTTAGGTCCTTTAAGCTTTGCTTAATTGCCTGGTGACTTCACGATAAATAACAACTCTACACGATGGAAAAAGACAAACCATTTTGTTTTATTAACTTTTAACCATGTGTTTTACAACAATTCACATGATACAAAAAAATAATACTAAAACTTAAACTAAACGTCTGGTATAATACTAAAACTTAAACTAAACGTCTGGTATCCTCGTTGCCTAGCAACTTCTCATCCTTTCCTTACTTTGCCCTTAACGACTGACCACTTGGAGAGTGAAAACTTaagaaaattttaagaaaaaccCTTTTTGAAATATCATTTCATATCATATCGCATAAACAAACATTAGTCTCAAACAATCCTTTCGCCAAAAACATGAATCATTCCCTACACCAAGACTTATCATCACGCGTTTAGACTACTATGATGTCCTTTTCGTCAACAGCACCCGGGAATAGCCTAATTCACTCCTTGTTGCTCAGGCCACTAAGCacaatacacatcttttatgcattgGTTAGCTTCTCTCCACCATgcagtccttttctacatggctgcctttactccttatgtACACATTACAGTTAGCTCATCGAAAGGGagaagactaatggtttgaacGTAATTTTATTTACATTCATAAAAACATACTTTGAACATCGTAACATTTTCCTTTCGAAATCCCTTTTAAAACATGCAAATATAAAACATCATTTCAATCAGTAAGAAAGTTAAGGAAAACCTTTTAACATAAACAAACCCTTTTTAGAAGAAATCACTCACAACAACTTGTCTTTCCTTCTCGCAGAACGCCTAATGTCAACTTCAACTCTTAACTTCTTTTCTGATTTCCAACAGCCAAAACTTCTTATTAATCTGACTTCAtcctctatttatactaatcttgAATTGGATTAGTCATTCTTAATCACTTAATAATTTCCCAGCTCCTGCTCTAAGTGATATACGTGTAAGCTTCGTGTTTACCTTAATAAACATGCTTAACTCTTAACCTTCCACGTAAACCTCTGTCAAATCAAAATTAGACTTTTCCTCGCCTTGCTCCATTTTGCGAACAACATCAAACACCTGACCATACTTAAACTTAAATGTCAAATGTCTTATCACGTCACTTTACTTCATCGCGAACTAACTTAAACGCCATCTTCTTATCATAGGCTTCTTCTCAAAAAACCTATTCAACACTTGgtcaaaattttgacttttcttaTCTAGGTACGGGTCTCACacctaattattattatttctaaaaaataatgaaaagtcTCAATGCCCAGCACTTCACGAAAGATGCTCGCCTTATTTTGTGGGCATTGCTTTTTCAAGGTGTGGTATATAGGCCTGGAAGGGCTTTCTACAACACTGTTACCAACTAAAACAATATTAAAAAGTCTGCAACAATGACAAAATTGAAAGTATTCAAGATATCATCATTGAAAAATTACTTCATTTTCCTTGAGAAGAATTAAGAAATGAAACACTATAGGACATAAAAAAAACAGCCCAACAAGAGAGAGAGCCCCTGCCCCAAACTAGCTCAACAAAGAAGGGGTCTAGTCCAAATGTAATAGGCTCAAATGATAATTACAAAGAGTCTTAGTTGACAAGCACCTAGAGAAAGCATTATATCACATAGGAGACTACACCTCCTCTCAATATCCTTCAAGCCCCACCAAAAACACTCTACTTCCTCTCTAACCATAACCCCCAAATCAATAGACAAGTTCTTGATTTTGCCAGTATAAATCAATACCAAAAAACACATGAAAGAGGCTAGACCTTCCACTTGACTGGCACAAACGATTGTAAATGACCCTGATTGAAAGACCGAATAATATTTACGATGACACCAAAGTACTGCCTTgaaacaggaaaaaaaaaaaacaaaacaaaaaagcaaaaacaaaacaaaccaaaatgaaataaaaacataacataaaaaaaaaaattacacacCAATCTGAAAATCTTCAAATATCTACAGCAAAACTGCTCTTTCCGTTTTCCTTGCTTTTGTTTTAATATTCTCATTAAATCACAATTTTTATTACTAAATTTTCCTTGCCAATAGCTTGATAAGCGCTTACCTAAAAAGCTACTGAAAAACTAGAAAAAAGTTCTAATTCAGATTGGCAATAGCTTGATAAGCACTTACCTATAAAGAACAACAGCTTCTTTTTCAGAACTATATCTGTACTTGAATTCTGTAATGTTCATAGGCCCAACCTGAAAAGCCAAAGTCCCCGTTTATAGCACTCATTCTAAAGTCTATGAAAATCAACCAAGAATGATGTTTAACaagaaaattttagaaatacTAATAAACAAACCAGTTCACAAAATTTTTTAAAGCTTCCAGGTGTCTCCGGCAATATAGTTGCGAGCACAGCCTCTTTCTCACGACCAACATTGGCAAGTTCAGTAACTATACTCAGTTTGTCAAAGTTCATATTTGCACCACTGGTTATTACCACAACATTTTCTCCCTTCAAGCCATAATATTTGCAGTAGGCCTCGGCTCCAGCAAGAGAAAGAGCACCTGCAGGTTCCAAGATGCTTCTCTTCTCCTCAAACATATCCTGTGATATAATAACAAACATAAAAAACCTCTGCTCAAACCACTGCTTGAAGAATGTTGGAGACAAGTTCCACAAGAAAAATCACATCACTTTTACAAATACCATttaaaggagaagaaaaagaccAGTTATAGTTTGAGCACATATCTACATTAGGTGTTAAGAATATCAAAATTAGCAATAGCCTTTTCATCTATTTTTTGCCAGACGTTCATTCAATTGAATCTTCATTGTGATCCTTTCTATGGAAGCGTAAAGGTCTTTTTATCATATGGATTCAACAAATGAGAAGTTAATCTTTTTATGTTATAAGACAATGCCGCATGTGCAtgaaagggaaaaaagaaactCAAACCTTTATCGAAGCACATATAGCATCACGACTAACAAGAACTACACCATCCATGAGATCTTTGCAAAGGCGAAAAGTCTCTTCACCAACTTCTTTAACTGCTACACCATCAGCAAAACCTCCAGCCTTGTCCAATATGACTCTTTGGCCATGACATAATGATAATGCCATAGCATTTGCATCAGATGGCTCTACCCCAATAATTTTTACCTGTATGAAAGACGTGAAAAATAAGACCAattaatatttctataatagaTAAGATTTCAAGTCTGGTTCCTTGAGGGAAGAATAGATATATTAAGAAATAGTGTAGTATCAAGAATTCCCATAATTCTGACACTTCATCCCATTCCAGATTATAAAAATCTTATGGTCAAATGAAGCAGGTAAAGTAAACAGATAACAAAAAATGAGCATAGCTCAACTGGTTAAAACACATTATAAGCTTGATCAAAAGGTTGTTCGAATACCCacccacccccccccccccccccccacttattgttgaactaaaaaaatagTGTTAGGATGAGAAAGCTTAAAACAAAAATCCACTCCAACAAAGACCAACAGACCTCAGGAGAAACCCTTTTGACATAAGCAGCAATACCAGCTATTAGACCACCGCCCCCAACCGGTACAAAAATCGCATGCACTGGACCTTTTATTTGACGCACAATTTCCATCCCAACTGTACCCTGCCCTGCTATAACATCAGGGTGATCAAAAGGTGGAATGAATGTGCGGCCTTCCTCTACACTCCGCTTTTTAGCATATGCTTGTGCCTCATCGTATGAATCTCCAACAAGAACAACAGTTGCACCCAATTTTTGAACTGATTGCCACTGCAACGTTAGAAGTTCTCATTTTCATTAGCAAACCAACAACATTGTTATCTGCATGAAATACCAGGACAAAAAGGGAGAACCTATAGTGAAGAAATTATTGCACCTTAATTTCAGGTGTAGTAACTGGCATAGCAATAACAGCATTACATCTTAATCGCTTAGCCGCTAATGCAACCCCTTGAGCATGATTTCCAGCTGAAGAGCATATAACTCCTTTTTCCAACTGTTCTTGGGGAAGTTTGGCCATCATATTATAAGCTCCTCGGAGCTTGAATGAGAACACctacaaataaaatataaaaaaaaaaggggttAAAGCCATGACTGCTATGCAAAATCGTTCATCAATCCTCATCAACAGAAGCCGCCGTCTTCATCTGATGTTGAAATCAAAAGACAGTCGAGCCGCAACTTGATATTCTTAAAAGAAGTCAGATGAATGCTCAACAGTTAACACAACATGTTAAACAAAAGGTCAAAATGAAAATATGGGAACTAGTTCACACAGAATCCTTGAACAAGCGACCAAAGAAATACCAACTTTCAAACCAATAGatcaataaaaatgaaaaagtacAAAAAACTCTACTCAAAATTCACTTACAGGCTGCAAGTCCTCTCTTTTAAGCCAGATATTATTCCCCAGACGTTCAGACAACGTCGGCGCAAGCTGCAACGGCGATTCAATAGCCACATCATAAACCTTCGAACCCAATATTCTAGTCAAATACTCCATGGCGTCAACACTATCCTCGCCATTATCAGAACCGGAACGGTCCGGAACAGCGCCAAGATAGCCAGGCGGGAACTGCAGAGAATCCGCCGACACCCTTCTGCGAGGAGGCAAAGGGGTGGGCGCCAATGCATCTCCAGGAGTCGGAATCGAAGTGTTGGATACAGAATTAGGAGGGATGTCGACGGCGTGCTTCGAAAGCGTGGCTTGGATGAATGGAGGCCTGGTGAGTCTAACTCTGTTTCGATTGTCATCAATCGAAATGGAGGTGCCATTGAAGAAGGAAGGTGGGGATGGGAGGAAGGATTTACGAGGAATTGGGTGTGAAGTGGGTGCGTTGAGAAGAAGAGCTTCCATTGGAGTTGAGGGAAGGGGGGGAATGATCGGAGGAGGGGAAAAGGAAGAGAGGGGcggtggcggcggcggcggagagGGACGGCACCTGCTCCCACCCAATAAGTTGCTcagttttgtttttgtttttcttttatgggGTGTGGTTAAGTGCAGCCAAGAATTTGATGGGGGAAATGAGAAACAAAGGATTCCTTCGGCTTTCACCAATCAAACAAGACCATGGAATTTGTTTCGTTGTTTCtattccatcgtttttcttttgttctttttgtttGTGTTATACACCACGATCccatgtgtgtgtatatatatatataatattctctaaacaaattataaataaaataaaaacattttcacTTTTAATTAAGATATTTTTCACTCTGGAAAACCTATCAATGGAGAATCTTTAACTTTTTGAAATATAATTTCCAAATTCTATAAACGTTGAAAAATAGGTTTAAATGATCTTACTTTTTTGTTTACTACCTTAATCAGATCAATGCTGACGGTTCTTTTATTTACTAGCGAAGATTGTATTCAGTAGTATTTTTAAAActgttgaaaatttgaaattattttaaacacaaaatataaagttgaaggattttatatatatatatataatttagtaTAAAAGAACTACACTATTAAGAAGGTCGAAGAActaaaatattataaactcaatttaCAAGGTATTGCGCAAAAACATATAACTGTTTTAATTAATCTTATAAACCACTGTAAATAGATAAAAATTAgagttattttcaaatataga contains:
- the LOC103500854 gene encoding threonine dehydratase biosynthetic, chloroplastic — protein: MEALLLNAPTSHPIPRKSFLPSPPSFFNGTSISIDDNRNRVRLTRPPFIQATLSKHAVDIPPNSVSNTSIPTPGDALAPTPLPPRRRVSADSLQFPPGYLGAVPDRSGSDNGEDSVDAMEYLTRILGSKVYDVAIESPLQLAPTLSERLGNNIWLKREDLQPVFSFKLRGAYNMMAKLPQEQLEKGVICSSAGNHAQGVALAAKRLRCNAVIAMPVTTPEIKWQSVQKLGATVVLVGDSYDEAQAYAKKRSVEEGRTFIPPFDHPDVIAGQGTVGMEIVRQIKGPVHAIFVPVGGGGLIAGIAAYVKRVSPEVKIIGVEPSDANAMALSLCHGQRVILDKAGGFADGVAVKEVGEETFRLCKDLMDGVVLVSRDAICASIKDMFEEKRSILEPAGALSLAGAEAYCKYYGLKGENVVVITSGANMNFDKLSIVTELANVGREKEAVLATILPETPGSFKKFCELVGPMNITEFKYRYSSEKEAVVLYSVGIHMPSELEEMKNRMESSQLPTYNLTKNDLVKDHLRYLMGGKSNVENEVLCRFIFPERPGALEKFLDALSPRWNITLFHYQSKGETGANILVGLQIEKPDMGEFHERARRVGYDYVVVTDDGIFQLLMHHRPTHKAIDLLS